One part of the Deinococcus terrestris genome encodes these proteins:
- a CDS encoding Fic family protein, translated as MTRPTSRADIDLEGRRRLLRDLGGLPETGVQNREWLYMLQEETRQSLSIEGYFATEQELRAVLAGRKTFPEILNYYRAAQGLYDLAQQQAREGELGFTVAIVRHAHSALFRELTGRRGEFRLGAIRIQGAKVTPPAHDVEAYVRAFVRLVPDLLTRFPPIPALARLHALFESIHPFTDGNGRAGRILMNYLAVTQGLPPVIIKGEAQEERDRYYAALEAADLGFHAGFPPPEEQALSGALREGDFAPLEALLREGVQPQLDRLIIAAVETGQELRELRDLAPMFGVQEATLRQWVTRGRLIAVKRGRRLVSHPKLFLGERAAEGEG; from the coding sequence GTGACACGCCCCACCTCGCGCGCCGACATCGATCTTGAGGGCCGCCGCCGCTTGCTGCGCGACCTCGGCGGCCTCCCCGAGACGGGTGTGCAGAACCGGGAGTGGCTGTACATGCTCCAGGAGGAGACTCGCCAGTCGCTTTCCATCGAGGGCTACTTCGCCACCGAACAGGAGCTCCGGGCCGTCCTTGCCGGACGCAAGACCTTTCCAGAAATCCTCAACTACTACCGCGCCGCCCAGGGCCTGTACGACCTCGCCCAGCAGCAGGCCCGTGAAGGAGAACTCGGCTTCACGGTCGCCATCGTGCGTCACGCCCACAGCGCACTCTTTCGTGAACTCACCGGGCGCCGGGGCGAATTTCGCTTGGGGGCCATCCGCATCCAGGGAGCCAAAGTGACCCCTCCTGCACATGACGTGGAAGCTTACGTCCGTGCCTTCGTACGGCTCGTCCCTGACCTCCTCACGCGCTTTCCCCCGATTCCGGCCCTCGCCCGCCTGCATGCCCTGTTCGAGAGCATCCACCCCTTCACGGACGGCAATGGCCGTGCTGGGCGCATCCTGATGAATTACCTGGCGGTCACGCAAGGCCTGCCCCCCGTCATCATCAAAGGCGAGGCCCAGGAGGAGCGTGATCGCTACTATGCCGCTCTCGAAGCGGCTGACCTCGGTTTTCACGCGGGCTTTCCACCTCCCGAGGAGCAGGCCCTGAGCGGCGCCCTACGGGAAGGCGACTTCGCACCATTGGAGGCCCTGCTGCGGGAGGGGGTACAACCCCAGCTCGACCGTCTCATCATTGCGGCGGTGGAGACAGGCCAGGAATTGCGCGAGCTGCGTGACCTTGCCCCGATGTTCGGAGTCCAGGAAGCGACGTTGCGGCAATGGGTGACACGCGGGCGCCTTATCGCCGTCAAACGCGGCAGACGCTTGGTCAGCCACCCGAAGTTGTTTCTGGGTGAGCGCGCGGCAGAAGGGGAAGGCTGA